GGTGCTGGTCAGCCGGAAAGCTGCTGGTGTCGGTGCCGCCGGCGGAGCCCGGTTTGCCACCGATCCCGTAGGAGTGGGCGTCGGTGGCGAACTGCTGACCGCCGATCCAGTTCGCCGCGTATGCGGCGGCCGGCCCGTACGCCGCAGGGCCACGCATCCACGCCCGGACGCGTGGCCTTCTCTCATTCCCGCGTCCGGCCCCGACGCTCGGGGCGTTGGGTGAGACTGCCCGGATGCTCGATCTGATAGCAGTGGTGTTCAGGGCGCTGGTGGTGCTGGCGTTCTGGGGGTTGGTCACGGGAGTCGTCGGTTTGCCGGCGTTTGTGATCTTGCGGTTACTCGACCCTGGCGACCGGTGGCGCGTCCGCGCGATGGTCATGTTCTTTCGCGCCCGCGTGGTGGCCCTGGTGATCCGGGGGTGGGTGAGAGTCGTACATGAGGCCGTACGGGTCCGCGCGCGGTCAACCGGGCGATACCTGGCGTGGGCCCGCCGAGGGTTCGGCCCAGCTGCGGATCGGCTGTTCCCGCGGTCGTACGCGGTGCGCACGGCGGTGGCGCGGTGGTACGAATCCATCCCGGGGGCCCTGCTCTTGTACGTCGTCAAGGCGTACGTCTTGCTCCAGGTAACCCTGAACGCCGGTGCGCTGGTGACAGGCCTGACGCGGGGAACGGTTGACCTGTGGGAGAGGAGCGGTCAAGCGGCGGAGGCGGCCGAGGCGCACGGTGCCATCATCACTCGCGTGGACACGCCGCCCGACGTCGTCAAAGGGGTCGGGGGCGGGGGCATTGATCCGCTCGCATCGATCGTGGCGACGTTGCGAAGGATGGTCGAGGCCATCGCAGATACGGCCACGCCGTATCTGCCGGCGCTTGCTGATCCACTGGGCCGGCCCAGAGACGCCGCAACGGCCGTGGTGGCGCTGGTCCTGACGGTGGCGGCCTTCATGGCGGTGCGGGCGGTCCTGGTCGCGGTTGGGTTCCTGGCACCTCCCACCCGGTACCAGCAGGCGAAGAAGACGGCGCACCTGGACCCCACCCCGCGGTTCGCGGCAGCACGGAAACTGCTGAGCCTGCGGGTGGGTGAGGCCAGGAGGAACCGGCCCGTGGTGGACCTGGTGCGATGCCTCGCCCGGGTGGGATACGCGCGCCGGCACTATCTCCGGATGGCCGAGATCCGTGAGCCCTTGGCCGCCCCGCGGGTGCACCTGGCAGAAGCCGAGCGGGTGGTGTGGTCGGCCTGGCGTACGCGGCATACGGCCGTGCGGGGTGTTCAGGCGGCCCGGTTCAAGCGGCACGCGGCCGATGTGGTGGGTGCCCTGCGGGCCGTGGAAGCGCGGCAGGACTCCGATGCGGACACCAAGGCGGTGTTCGATGAGATGGCGCGGCTGTTGGCCAAGATTGCCGAGCGGTACGCCCAGGGCCGCACACTGGCTCTGTTGGACCCGGACGACCTGGAGGGCGTCACGGCGGCCGTGAACCGGGAATGGGTACGGCTGGTGATCCTGGGCGCCGGTGTATGCGGGGTGGCTGTGGGCGGTGCGTTCCTGGATCTCCCCGACCAGGTGACGGCCCAGGTGACGGGGGTTTCTGCGCTGGTCTTGGTTGCGCTCCTGTACGGCGTCCGGTTGGCGCCCACGGACCTCATGGACGTTGTGCGGGGCCAGAGCCGTAAGTAACCGGGAGCCGGTTGGGGCCAGAGAGCGGCTCACACCTCACGGAGCCGGGAGACGGTGCACACTGTCCATCTCCACCGGTCGTTGTCGTCGAGGTCGGCAAGAGCGCCGAGTGCGCGTCGCTCTTGCCGACCTGTTTTTCGAGAAACGACTTTACGCGGCAGCGCATGCGCTGAGGCCATGGTCAGGGAAGAACCGTACGGCGTTTGGTCGTTGGACGGTTTCAGTAAGCAGGACGAGTTCTTGAGTACGCAGCGCGCCATCAGCCGGGAGCAGATCATCAAGCTTCGCGAGGTGATCACCCCGGATGTCGACGATCCCTGGATGACCGACTGCTACCACGTGCCTTTCGACGTCTGGACAGCGGTGGAAGAGATCCTGCAATGCGGCCCGCTTGATCCATGCCTTGATTACCAGATTTCCGCTTGAACTGGGTGCAGTCCGCTCGCTGACCTGGCGTAACCAACAGGGACAGCGGGCGGCAGCGGCCGTGCGCGCTCAGTTGGAGCTTGGTGGTGAACCCGCCGCGTGAGCGACCCAGGCCCTCACCTCCCGCACCACCTGCGCCAGGCAGGCGTACAGGGCCGGCCACGGCGCCTCGTTCTGACGTTCCGGCGTTTCGGCCCCTTTTTGAGGCGGGCCACGGCGGTGGATCAGTACGAGCGCCCGCCGCGTGCTGATGTGCGCGCACGATAGTGGAGTCCACCGAGATGTCCCAGTCGATTTCACCCACCTCATCCTCTGTCGCCTGGACCTGCTGAAGTAGGCGTCCTGACCCTCACCGCTCTGACAGGTGGCCGCGCCCGTCGGATCTCGGGTATGGCAAGCCTGCTGACCCTCTGATAACCCGGTTCGGCAATGTGCCGATCAACGGGCAGATCAAGCGATGGGCAGTTACCTCAGCCCCGGCCGAGCACGCAGAGATCCTGGGGCGCTGGGAGTTGTTCACCAACATGCGCATGCTCACCGCCCTCGCAGCCTTTGGCCTGCTGAGGCGTGATGAGGAAGGCCGGGGTGTGCTCGACTCGCCTGAGACGCCCGGTGGCTGCTTTGGGCACTTCTCCGACATTCAGATGACCGGCTTCCGCACGCTGGCGCCCGGACAGCAAGTCGACCTCACCTGGGAAGCCCCCGGCTTCAAGCAGGGCGGGTACGACTACCGCGCGCTGGCCATCGTGCCTCGGCTTGCCTGACATCTACGCCTGGTATCTGCACCTGGCAGCTACACCTGACATCAACGGCGGCGTACGTC
This portion of the Streptomyces sp. 2114.4 genome encodes:
- a CDS encoding cold-shock protein, coding for MLTALAAFGLLRRDEEGRGVLDSPETPGGCFGHFSDIQMTGFRTLAPGQQVDLTWEAPGFKQGGYDYRALAIVPRLA